GGAAATGATGCGTCCGGCGGGAATGGCGCCATGACGCAAAGCCCACAGAAACTTCTCTTGCCATTTTTGGCGTTTCTGTTCGTTTTCTTCTACTTCGGCCAAGGCCTTGGCAACTCTTTGGTAAGTGTGATCGATGGTTTCGTCAATGACTGTACCGTCTTTTTTGGCCAGACGGTATTTTTTGTCCCAGATGTCCAGCGACGCCGCTTGCAGCGGTATGTCTTCAACACGAGAGTGTACCGGTTCTAGTGATGCAACTTTCATTGATTGTTAGTCCCTTTTAATGATTTTGTATTTGTTCGTATATCACGTTTTCAGATATGCATATGGTAAAAAAACGTTAGCAGCTGGTTTTGATCTCATTGGTTGTCGAAAATGGGGTAACCACAACATGTTGTGTAGCGGTGTAAGCATAGGCATCAGGTCCAAAACTGTCAACCAAACTTAGGGCTTTTTTGTGTTAAATATTACCCATTACAATACAATAGCTTACCTATTTTTGTATCGTATGCTCTTGTAATTTTCCAGTTTTTCGCTCTAAAATTCAATTTCCGACTAACACAATATATAGTATCGTGCTAACACCTTATCAACATCTTATCAACAAGTTATTAGCCAATTGAATCTCTAAAGCTCCCGTCCTTGTGGGGTGTTGTTCACTAATTGCCATTTGTTTATTTAATGTGCAGTGGATAACACTCGGCTGATCACAACTTGTTCAATCTTTATCCACAAGTCTCCCGGCAATGAATTAGACACCGGTAATGGGGAAGAGTTGGGTTTGGGGGGATGGTTTGAAAAATGGTGGCAATACGAAATGACATATCAGCCCCATGGCACGTTACAACGCGGTGGAAAAGGACCTACAGCGCGAATCTAACCGCCTGGAGAAAGCTGAATTTAATATGGCTTCCAGTGAAGTCATTGAGTCGATCCATATTGTCATGAAAGAGCTCAAAAAGGAGCTCAAACGGCTCAAAGATATGATCGATCAACACATTGATCAAAGCCCGAGTCTGAAAAAAGACCGCAAAT
This genomic stretch from Gammaproteobacteria bacterium harbors:
- a CDS encoding transposase, which translates into the protein MARYNAVEKDLQRESNRLEKAEFNMASSEVIESIHIVMKELKKELKRLKDMIDQHIDQSPSLKKDRKFLESIPGVGPVVSQYMIAMIRSRDFKAATQCSAYVGLNPVHYESGSS